One genomic region from Candidatus Eisenbacteria bacterium encodes:
- a CDS encoding glycosyltransferase yields the protein PGEEDFGMLPVEALAAGCPVIALGVGGALETVGRGASDEALARVRAGGVARVPGGILFGTASVAGMRAAIEAFERERFDPFELRALAEPFAPERFDREFDAVLAHGLEAWNKRPARGGVR from the coding sequence TCCCGGCGAGGAGGACTTCGGCATGCTGCCGGTCGAGGCGCTGGCCGCGGGCTGTCCGGTGATCGCACTCGGTGTCGGCGGTGCGCTCGAGACGGTGGGGCGCGGCGCCTCGGACGAAGCGCTCGCTCGCGTGCGCGCGGGCGGCGTCGCGCGCGTGCCCGGCGGCATCCTGTTCGGCACCGCGAGCGTCGCGGGCATGCGGGCAGCGATCGAGGCGTTCGAGCGCGAGCGATTCGATCCGTTCGAACTGCGAGCGCTTGCGGAGCCGTTTGCACCCGAGCGTTTCGACCGCGAATTCGACGCGGTGCTCGCGCACGGTCTCGAAGCGTGGAACAAGCGCCCCGCGCGCGGAGGTGTCCGATGA
- a CDS encoding flippase gives MSETAGAVRSVRANAVAIAAAQLVARALGFVTLVVLTRTLPIEDFGRYTLALAFVALLAPLADLGTDLYVTRRVSQVAGRAAELLGASLALKLVLGAGLVVLAGALAWVFRYQAPTPLLVVLAALVAVAGTTSNSWFAVLRATQRMDREAVGTVLTRVLHLGATLAAVALGAGVVWVSGAQAASALIALAAVALLARRAVPAPRFSGARSQWPELIRGGLPFALTAVVVTVYFRLDTVMLSLMSGERSTGLYGACANLLFASLLLSQSLVTAVFPVVAEAGSIAHPRARAVSQRALTLSLAASLPLGIGASAFAGPALEMLYGHHYGAGALTLALLAWTAPVLFVTNLCGHLLAATGRQRAVLVISTVNAVINVSLNLILIPRYDTAGAALATLVTELAGFAMLAATLRGELPGVVSWPAILRVLAANAAFAVLLAGLRWVAWPLPLVLTLAGLAYLAFLTMAGVLRSADLRGLLPRGAGGETP, from the coding sequence ATGAGTGAGACCGCGGGCGCCGTTCGCTCGGTGCGAGCGAACGCCGTGGCGATCGCGGCCGCACAGCTGGTGGCGAGGGCGCTGGGCTTCGTCACCCTGGTGGTGCTCACGCGCACGTTGCCGATCGAGGACTTCGGGCGCTACACGCTGGCGCTCGCGTTCGTGGCGTTGCTCGCGCCGCTCGCCGACCTCGGCACCGATCTGTACGTCACGCGCCGGGTGTCGCAGGTCGCCGGCCGCGCCGCTGAACTGCTCGGCGCTTCGCTGGCGCTCAAGCTCGTCCTCGGCGCGGGACTCGTGGTGCTGGCAGGCGCACTCGCGTGGGTGTTTCGGTATCAGGCGCCGACCCCGTTGCTCGTGGTGCTCGCCGCGCTGGTCGCGGTCGCGGGCACCACCTCGAACTCGTGGTTCGCCGTGCTGCGCGCCACGCAGCGCATGGATCGCGAAGCAGTCGGCACGGTGCTGACGCGCGTGCTGCATCTGGGAGCCACGCTCGCCGCGGTGGCGCTCGGGGCGGGTGTGGTGTGGGTGAGTGGTGCGCAGGCGGCCTCCGCGCTGATCGCGCTGGCGGCCGTCGCGCTGCTGGCGCGACGAGCGGTGCCGGCGCCGCGCTTCTCGGGCGCCCGTTCGCAATGGCCGGAGCTGATTCGCGGCGGCCTGCCGTTCGCCCTCACCGCCGTGGTGGTCACGGTCTACTTCCGGCTCGACACCGTGATGCTCTCGCTGATGAGCGGCGAGCGCTCGACCGGTCTCTATGGTGCGTGCGCCAACCTGCTGTTCGCATCGCTGCTGCTCTCTCAGTCGCTGGTCACCGCGGTGTTCCCGGTGGTGGCCGAGGCCGGCTCGATCGCGCATCCGCGCGCACGCGCGGTCTCGCAACGTGCACTCACGCTGTCGCTGGCGGCGAGCCTGCCGCTGGGGATCGGCGCGAGTGCGTTTGCGGGTCCGGCGCTCGAGATGCTCTACGGTCACCACTACGGCGCCGGTGCGCTCACGCTGGCGTTGCTGGCGTGGACGGCACCGGTGTTGTTCGTGACCAACCTGTGCGGGCACCTGCTGGCGGCCACTGGTCGTCAGCGCGCGGTGCTGGTGATCTCGACCGTCAATGCCGTGATCAACGTGAGCCTCAACCTGATTCTCATTCCGCGCTACGACACCGCCGGTGCCGCCCTGGCGACGCTCGTCACCGAACTTGCGGGCTTCGCAATGCTCGCGGCGACGTTGCGGGGCGAGCTTCCCGGGGTGGTCTCGTGGCCCGCGATTTTGCGCGTCCTGGCAGCGAACGCTGCGTTCGCAGTGTTGCTCGCCGGATTGCGCTGGGTCGCGTGGCCGCTGCCTCTGGTGCTGACGCTGGCGGGACTCGCGTACCTGGCGTTTCTGACGATGGCGGGCGTGCTGCGCTCGGCGGATCTCCGCGGCCTGCTGCCGCGCGGTGCCGGCGGGGAGACGCCATGA
- a CDS encoding class I SAM-dependent methyltransferase — MTDRQPVRSWAAWDRDWVSHPDIEDSLDAPTLANHIDRLKFEFLGADLPASGRAIEIGCGSARLLARMGRAAPLELVALDPAPNALAIVRRTAAIAGLRMERVRGDALSLPFPDASFDLVLSGGLLEHFPEPEAVVAEMVRILRPGGTFYADVVPRKLSMFRVRDAGRMLRTEWLMPGVYESSHGPRRYARALERLGCSKPRVRSAGVYPPRTGPALARFVAGLDGTPVADLFGWYFMIAARREPARGRGTT, encoded by the coding sequence ATGACGGATCGCCAGCCGGTGCGCTCGTGGGCGGCGTGGGATCGCGACTGGGTTTCGCATCCCGACATCGAGGACTCGCTCGATGCGCCGACGCTCGCCAACCACATCGACCGGCTGAAGTTCGAGTTCCTGGGCGCCGATCTGCCGGCCAGCGGCCGCGCGATCGAGATCGGTTGCGGCTCGGCGCGGCTGCTCGCGCGCATGGGCCGCGCCGCGCCGCTCGAGCTGGTGGCCCTCGATCCGGCGCCGAACGCGCTCGCCATCGTGCGCCGGACCGCCGCGATCGCCGGCCTTCGCATGGAGCGAGTTCGAGGCGATGCGCTGTCCCTGCCATTCCCCGATGCCAGCTTCGACCTGGTGCTGTCGGGCGGACTGCTGGAACACTTCCCCGAGCCCGAGGCAGTCGTCGCCGAAATGGTGCGCATCCTGAGGCCCGGTGGAACCTTCTACGCCGACGTGGTGCCGCGCAAGCTCTCGATGTTCCGCGTCCGAGACGCGGGTCGGATGTTGCGAACCGAGTGGCTGATGCCGGGCGTCTACGAGTCTTCGCACGGACCGCGTCGCTACGCGCGCGCACTCGAGCGACTCGGCTGCTCGAAGCCGCGCGTGCGCAGCGCCGGGGTCTACCCGCCGCGCACCGGGCCCGCGCTCGCGCGCTTCGTCGCCGGCCTGGACGGCACGCCGGTCGCGGATCTGTTCGGGTGGTACTTCATGATCGCCGCGCGGCGTGAGCCCGCCCGCGGGCGAGGCACCACGTGA